One segment of Panicum virgatum strain AP13 chromosome 3K, P.virgatum_v5, whole genome shotgun sequence DNA contains the following:
- the LOC120697755 gene encoding protein MIZU-KUSSEI 1-like, whose product MRTITARNPHDSLSFSRRHFKWPVLGKSKSHGATFGDEEYMKCSEAEEDEATMAFSSACPSFHSEDFVSPPLKAAAGTAPAPQQQPPRRRKVRTAVSRLRSALANAVAGRHRQVGLGARLTGTLYGHRRGHVHLAFQVDPRACPALLLELAAPTAALVREMASGLVRIALECERAKGSALPTPTAGPNSGKKLLEETVWRAYCNGKSCGYAVRRECGAADWRVLRALEPVSMGAGVIPAASCGGGEGDVMYMRARFERVVGSRDSEAFYMMNPDNSSGGGGGGHGGPELSVYLLRV is encoded by the coding sequence ATGAGAACCATCACGGCGAGAAACCCCCACGACTCGCTCTCCTTCTCCCGGCGGCACTTCAAGTGGCCGGTTCTTGGCAAGAGCAAGAGCCATGGCGCCACGTTTGGGGACGAGGAGTACATGAAGTgctcggaggcggaggaggatgaggcgacCATGGCCTTCTCCTCCGCCTGCCCGTCCTTCCACTCCGAGGACTTCGTGTCCCCTCCtctgaaggcggcggcgggcaccgcgccggcgccgcagcagcagcccccGCGGCGGAGGAAGGTGCGGACGGCCGTCTCTCGCCTGCGCTCCGCGCTGGCCAATGCCGTGGCCGGCCGGCACCGGCAGGTCGGCCTCGGCGCGCGGCTCACCGGCACTCTGTACGGCCACCGGCGCGGGCACGTGCACCTCGCGTTCCAGGTCGACCCACGCGCGTGCCCGGCGCTGCTGCTGGAGCTCGCCgcgcccacggcggcgctggtgcgcGAGATGGCCTCGGGCCTGGTGCGCATCGCGCTGGAGTGCGAGCGCGCCAAGGGCTCCGCGCTCCCGACCCCGACAGCCGGCCCCAACAGCGGCAAGAAGCTGCTGGAGGAGACGGTGTGGCGCGCGTACTGCAACGGCAAGAGCTGCGGGTACGCGGTGCGGCGCGAGTGCGGCGCGGCGGACTGGCGCGTGCTCCGTGCGCTGGAGCCCGTGTCCATGGGCGCCGGCGTCATCCCCGCggccagctgcggcggcggcgagggcgacgtCATGTACATGCGCGCGCGGTTCGAGCGCGTGGTGGGCTCCCGCGACTCGGAGGCGTTCTACATGATGAACCCGGAcaacagcagcggcggcggcggcggcggccatggcggacccGAGCTCAGCGTCTACCTCCTCAGAGTCTGA